A genomic stretch from Methanobrevibacter sp. includes:
- a CDS encoding NUDIX domain-containing protein codes for MKRDYGLTMRGIIKNNNGEILILKRHPKSRTDPDTWELPGGKMEEGEFFDDALVREIKEETNLNCKVGDLAIAIQHDYPYKRTVQMIMYLDDIEGEFKISDEHTDGKYASLDEIKTLKLSSCLKKVLEEKNWTI; via the coding sequence ATGAAAAGAGATTACGGACTAACAATGCGTGGAATAATCAAGAACAATAATGGTGAAATTTTGATTCTAAAAAGGCATCCGAAAAGCCGAACCGACCCAGACACATGGGAGTTGCCAGGAGGTAAAATGGAAGAGGGTGAATTTTTTGACGATGCACTCGTGCGCGAAATTAAAGAAGAAACCAATTTGAATTGCAAAGTTGGAGACCTTGCAATTGCAATACAGCACGATTATCCCTACAAAAGAACTGTACAGATGATAATGTATCTTGATGATATTGAAGGTGAATTTAAAATTAGTGATGAGCATACTGATGGAAAGTATGCTTCCCTAGATGAGATTAAAACATTGAAATTGTCAAGCTGTCTTAAAAAGGTTTTAGAAGAAAAGAATTGGACAATCTAA
- the lysA gene encoding diaminopimelate decarboxylase — translation MDLNIKVNDKNHLDIGGADAVDIAEEFGTPTYVIDENRIRDNYNRFYSAFTKYYSDFKVFYACKANTNLAVMKILESEGCCIDAVSPGEVHISKMLGFSGDRILFTGNNITNDELKFVHDEGAVLNIDSVSALKRLAKVVDPEGLKISFRVNPMVGAGHHDHCITGGVMSKFGIMDSEAIEVYEMAKELGFNPIGMHSHIGSGILDPEPFKLAIESTMDIAGKVHEEAGIDFEFVDFGGGVGIPYTPEENIVDLDKFAEVNIGLFKEKLEQYDMGNPTMYLEPGRYLVGDASVLLVTVNSVKQSYRKFIGVDAGFHTLLRPAMYDSYHHIVDASKMDAQNTQEVDIAGNVCESGDLFARDRPMPDVEEGDVLGILNAGAYGFTMSSNYNSRPLASEVLVTDGKCTVVRERETFEDLYAKQSIPPHLK, via the coding sequence ATGGATTTAAATATTAAAGTAAACGATAAAAACCACCTTGACATCGGTGGCGCAGATGCAGTAGACATTGCAGAAGAATTCGGAACTCCAACCTATGTAATTGATGAAAATAGGATAAGAGATAACTATAATAGATTTTATTCAGCATTTACAAAATATTATTCTGACTTTAAAGTATTCTATGCATGTAAAGCTAATACAAACCTTGCAGTAATGAAAATATTGGAAAGCGAAGGATGCTGCATTGATGCAGTTTCCCCTGGTGAAGTTCACATCTCAAAAATGCTCGGATTTTCCGGTGACAGAATCCTCTTTACAGGAAACAACATCACCAACGATGAGCTTAAATTCGTTCATGATGAAGGTGCAGTCCTAAACATCGACTCAGTATCCGCACTTAAAAGATTAGCTAAAGTGGTTGATCCTGAAGGATTGAAAATATCATTCAGAGTAAACCCAATGGTAGGTGCAGGACACCATGACCACTGTATCACTGGTGGAGTAATGAGTAAATTCGGTATAATGGATTCAGAAGCAATTGAAGTATATGAAATGGCAAAAGAATTAGGATTCAACCCAATCGGTATGCACTCCCATATCGGATCAGGTATTCTTGACCCTGAACCATTCAAACTTGCAATCGAATCAACCATGGACATTGCAGGAAAAGTCCATGAGGAAGCAGGAATTGACTTTGAATTCGTTGACTTCGGAGGAGGAGTAGGAATCCCTTACACTCCAGAAGAAAACATAGTTGACCTTGATAAATTCGCAGAAGTAAACATAGGATTATTTAAAGAAAAACTTGAACAGTATGATATGGGCAACCCAACAATGTATCTCGAACCTGGAAGATACCTAGTTGGAGATGCAAGCGTGCTTCTCGTAACAGTTAACAGCGTAAAACAAAGCTACAGAAAATTCATCGGAGTGGATGCAGGTTTCCACACACTCTTAAGACCGGCAATGTATGACTCATACCACCATATAGTTGATGCAAGCAAAATGGATGCGCAAAACACTCAGGAAGTGGACATTGCAGGTAATGTATGTGAATCCGGAGACCTTTTTGCACGTGACAGACCGATGCCTGATGTGGAAGAAGGAGATGTTTTAGGAATCCTCAATGCAGGTGCATACGGATTTACAATGTCATCAAACTACAACTCAAGACCATTAGCATCCGAAGTATTGGTAACAGATGGAAAATGCACTGTTGTACGTGAAAGAGAAACCTTTGAAGACCTATACGCTAAACAAAGCATTCCACCACACTTAAAATAA
- the dapF gene encoding diaminopimelate epimerase, protein MVDLKGLKFSKMHGIGNDFPIIDEFNGEVIPEADKAEACRILCHRNFGVGGDGVLFVEPSEVADIGYRMFNPDGSEAEMCGNGIRCFGDFVYRKGILKQDKMTVETRAGIKTIEITLEDDEPVLFKVDMGLSTFKTPEIPMTADEEEFLDGELEVLDTTFNLTAISVGNPHAIIFVDDVDEIDINKYGPAIEAHEVFPEKINVHFVEVISKNEGKMITWERGAGVTLACGTGATSTAISGYKLGLFDENILLHLPGGDLKFQVYEKENALGAFMEGPAELVYDGEF, encoded by the coding sequence ATGGTAGATTTAAAAGGATTAAAATTTTCAAAAATGCATGGAATAGGTAATGACTTTCCAATAATTGACGAATTCAATGGGGAAGTAATTCCTGAAGCAGACAAGGCTGAAGCATGCAGAATATTATGCCACAGAAACTTTGGAGTTGGTGGTGACGGAGTTCTCTTTGTAGAGCCATCTGAAGTTGCAGACATCGGATACAGAATGTTCAACCCTGACGGCAGCGAAGCTGAAATGTGCGGCAACGGTATAAGATGCTTTGGTGATTTTGTATACAGGAAAGGCATTCTAAAGCAGGACAAGATGACTGTGGAAACCCGTGCAGGAATCAAAACAATTGAAATAACCTTAGAAGACGATGAACCAGTATTGTTCAAAGTTGATATGGGATTGTCTACTTTCAAAACACCTGAAATACCAATGACTGCTGATGAAGAGGAATTCCTTGATGGGGAGTTGGAAGTTCTTGACACCACATTCAACCTGACAGCAATCAGCGTCGGAAACCCTCATGCGATAATTTTTGTGGATGATGTTGATGAAATCGACATTAACAAATACGGACCTGCCATTGAGGCACATGAAGTGTTCCCTGAAAAAATCAATGTTCACTTTGTAGAAGTCATTTCCAAAAATGAAGGTAAGATGATAACCTGGGAACGTGGCGCTGGTGTGACACTTGCATGCGGAACAGGTGCAACATCCACAGCTATTTCAGGTTATAAGCTAGGATTGTTCGATGAAAACATATTGCTCCACTTGCCTGGTGGAGACTTGAAATTCCAAGTTTATGAAAAAGAAAATGCTTTAGGCGCTTTCATGGAAGGCCCAGCAGAACTTGTATATGATGGAGAATTCTAG
- a CDS encoding HemK2/MTQ2 family protein methyltransferase: protein MSDFIINTDDNVYVPAEDSYLLADNLEIESGQSVLEIGTGSGIVAMYASRLTDKITVTDINFDACQLAEKNFKDNCIENIEILFGNLFEPVKNRKFDVILFNTPYLPTEDDEVIDDTINYAFDGGLNGRKVIDVFLNEVGNHLNDGGIVQMIQSSLSGNQETLDRFDELGFIAEIKASEHFFFEDITLINAYKI from the coding sequence ATGAGTGATTTTATTATTAATACTGATGATAATGTTTATGTTCCGGCAGAGGACAGTTATCTTCTTGCGGACAATCTAGAAATTGAAAGCGGACAAAGCGTTTTGGAAATTGGTACCGGTTCAGGCATTGTTGCAATGTACGCTTCCAGACTTACAGACAAAATTACAGTTACAGACATCAATTTTGATGCATGCCAGCTTGCTGAGAAAAACTTTAAAGACAATTGCATTGAAAATATTGAAATCCTTTTTGGGAATTTATTTGAACCCGTAAAAAATAGAAAGTTCGATGTAATTTTATTTAATACTCCATATCTACCGACCGAAGATGATGAAGTTATTGACGACACTATAAATTATGCATTCGATGGTGGATTAAATGGTAGGAAAGTTATTGATGTTTTCTTAAATGAAGTGGGAAATCATTTAAATGATGGAGGAATTGTCCAGATGATACAGTCTTCACTTTCAGGAAACCAGGAAACCTTAGACAGATTTGATGAATTAGGTTTTATAGCTGAGATAAAAGCATCAGAACATTTCTTTTTTGAAGACATAACATTAATTAATGCTTACAAAATATAA
- the rsmA gene encoding 16S rRNA (adenine(1518)-N(6)/adenine(1519)-N(6))-dimethyltransferase RsmA, which translates to MTSENSPSLSKITKDILNQNGIKLNKNLGQNYLIDKNKRDQIINFGDITKEDVVLEIGTGIGTLTIELAKKAKKVIAIEQDKNICEILAKRLKDENIDNVELINDDALKVDFPKFNKIISNLPYQISSPITFKFLNYDFDLAILMYQKEFAQRMNGKVGTKQYSRLSAMLYFKCDVKFLTDVSSESFIPKPEIDSSVVCLTPKENTIPQEEFETYSKFTQALFQHRNKKIKNALIDSRHIISNIDKKVLKKRLNAIEDENLAEYLKKRVVVLAPEEILFISQKLKPVFNE; encoded by the coding sequence TTGACTAGTGAAAATTCCCCATCCTTATCTAAAATAACAAAAGATATCCTAAATCAAAACGGAATTAAGTTAAATAAAAATCTGGGTCAAAATTATCTGATTGATAAAAACAAAAGAGACCAGATTATTAACTTCGGAGACATTACAAAGGAGGATGTTGTTTTAGAAATCGGTACGGGAATTGGAACACTAACAATAGAACTTGCCAAGAAAGCTAAAAAAGTAATTGCTATCGAACAAGACAAAAATATTTGTGAAATATTAGCTAAACGGCTTAAAGACGAAAATATAGATAATGTAGAACTAATTAATGATGATGCGTTGAAAGTGGATTTTCCAAAGTTCAATAAAATCATCTCCAACCTACCTTATCAAATCTCATCACCAATTACATTTAAATTCTTAAACTATGATTTTGACCTGGCCATACTGATGTACCAGAAGGAATTTGCCCAAAGAATGAACGGCAAAGTTGGAACAAAGCAGTACTCAAGGCTTTCAGCCATGCTTTATTTTAAATGTGATGTTAAATTTTTAACCGATGTGAGTTCTGAAAGTTTTATTCCTAAACCTGAAATTGACTCCAGCGTTGTTTGCTTAACCCCTAAAGAAAACACCATCCCCCAGGAAGAGTTTGAAACTTATTCTAAATTCACCCAAGCGCTTTTCCAACACAGAAATAAAAAGATCAAAAACGCTTTAATTGATTCCAGACATATAATTAGCAATATTGACAAGAAAGTCTTGAAAAAGAGATTGAATGCAATTGAAGACGAAAATTTAGCAGAATATCTTAAAAAAAGGGTTGTTGTGCTTGCTCCTGAAGAGATTTTGTTTATATCACAAAAATTAAAGCCTGTTTTTAATGAGTGA